From Brassica oleracea var. oleracea cultivar TO1000 chromosome C3, BOL, whole genome shotgun sequence, a single genomic window includes:
- the LOC106331352 gene encoding cell division control protein 48 homolog C-like: MGRRGVDGRNNKRDLSRAMDWCGKDLSTAEEIVDDLRSRYGKYARLTRQALVLNVRNVLNARNNNKKRVKEDEEEDDNNDSDEGTGGKMKKQRRLEDKSVSSSSLEDSDGHISTSEDAKVSPRFDLINVSLRNQFLWRRMSKESPSPPPPEGPTFKDFAGIKKVLNQLDQYILSPLLNPPVFWKIGAKPPSGILFHGPPGCGKTRLANAVANEAGVPFYQISATQVLSGVSGESEENIRELFSKAYRTAPSIVFIDETDAIGSKRENQQREMEKRIVTQLLTCMDGPPPGDTAAGYVVVIGATNTPDALDPALRRGRRFGREIALTAPDEHAMAEILSLVAQRLRLEGSFNMKRIARLTPGFVGADLEELADMAASLCVKRIMDSRKMQLSGDSDDDDDRSWLRLPWSDEDLDKLFVRMSDFEEAVKLVKGSLTREGFSTVPDVSWDDVGGLGHLRSELNNYIVRPIKYPDMYEKFGKTLETGFLLYGPPGCGKTLVAKAVANEAGANFIHIKGPELLNKYVGESERAIRTLFQRARTSSPCVIFFDEVDALTGRRGREGDHLVVGGLLNQFLTELHGGDRRDVYVIGATNRLDEIDRAFLRPGRFANPVYVPLPNADERVSILKSIAKKRPIDPSVDLDATATKYCEDFSGADLANLMDKAIHVAVKEKIQSCESSEDGDMDLSDCTIKMTHFKQALSLVTPSVSKQQIKHYEEQRDTLQSSTNMDEINVGPSFTLE; this comes from the exons ATGGGGAGGAGAGGTGTGGACGGAAGAAATAATAAGAGAGATTTGAGTCGAGCTATGGATTGGTGCGGGAAGGATTTATCTACGGCGGAGGAAATCGTGGACGACCTCCGTTCCAGGTACGGTAAATATGCGAGGTTGACCCGTCAAGCACTTGTCCTCAACGTCAGAAATGTCCTTAATGCCCGAAACAACAACAAGAAGCGTGTGAAAGAAGACGAAGAGGAAGATGACAACAACGATTCCGATGAAGGTACTGGTGGTAAGATGAAGAAACAGAGACGTCTTGAAGACAAGTCAGTTTCTTCTTCTTCGTTGGAAGACAGTGACGGTCATATCTCGACTTCTGAGGACGCTAAGGTGAGTCCAAGGTTTGATTTGATCAATGTCAGCTTAAGAAACCAATTCTTGTGGAGACGAATGTCGAA GGAATCTCCTTCTCCTCCACCTCCAGAAGGACCTACTTTTAAAGACTTTGCCGGGATTAAAAAAGTGCTGAATCAGTTGGATCAGTATATTCTGTCCCCTCTTCTCAATCCTCCTGTGTTTTGGAAGATTGGAGCGAAGCCACCAAGCGGGATTCTATTCCATGGACCACCTGGCTGTGGAAAGACTCGCTTGGCCAATGCCGTCGCCAACGAAGCTGGTGTTCCCTTTTATCAGATTTCAGCCACACAAGTTCTTTCTGGTGTTTCTG GTGAGTCTGAAGAGAATATTAGAGAGCTCTTCTCTAAAGCATACAGGACTGCGCCTTCTATTGTGTTTATCGATGAGACTGATGCAATTGGATCTAAGAGAGAGAACCAGCAACGGGAGATGGAGAAGCGGATCGTAACACAACTATTGACTTGTATGGATGGCCCCCCTCCGGGAGATACGGCGGCTGGATATGTTGTTGTTATTGGAGCTACTAATACGCCTGATGCTCTTGATCCTGCTCTGAGAAGGGGTAGGCGATTTGGGCGTGAGATTGCTCTAACCGCTCCTGATGAACATGCCATGGCTGAGATTCTCTCTCTCGTAGCTCAAAGACTTAGACTTGAAGGTTCCTTTAACATGAAAAGAATCGCTCGCTTAACACCAGGTTTTGTTGGAGCTGATTTGGAAGAGTTAGCTGACATGGCTGCCAGTCTTTGCGTAAAGAGGATCATGGATTCAAGAAAAATGCAACTCTCCGGCGACAGTGATGATGATGATGATAGATCTTGGCTGAGGCTGCCCTGGTCAGACGAAGATTTGGATAAGCTCTTTGTCAGAATGTCTGATTTTGAGGAAGCAGTCAAGTTAGTTAAGGGATCTTTAACTAGAGAAGGTTTCTCTACCGTGCCTGATGTCTCATGGGATGATGTTGGTGGGCTTGGCCATCTACGGAGTGAACTCAACAATTACATAGTCAGGCCTATCAAATATCCAGACATGTATGAG AAATTTGGAAAGACGTTAGAGACAGGTTTCTTGCTCTATGGACCACCGGGTTGTGGAAAGACTTTGGTTGCAAAGGCAGTTGCAAACGAGGCAGGAGCTAATTTCATACACATCAAG GGTCCAGAACTTTTAAATAAATACGTTGGAGAAAGCGAGCGTGCTATTCGGACCTTGTTTCAGCGCGCCCGGACAAGCTCACCATGTGTAATCTTCTTTGATGAG GTGGATGCTTTGACAGGAAGGCGTGGCAGAGAAGGTGATCATTTGGTTGTTGGTGGTCTTTTGAACCAG TTTCTCACTGAGCTGCACGGTGGAGATAGACGTGACGTTTATGTCATCGGAGCTACGAACAGGCTCGATGAAATTGATCGTGCTTTCTTGAGACCAGGTAGGTTTGCGAATCCTGTGTACGTACCCCTCCCTAACGCGGATGAGCGTGTTTCGATCCTAAAATCTATTGCAAAGAAGAGACCCATAGATCCTAGTGTTGATCTGGATGCCACTGCAACCAAGTACTGTGAAGATTTCAGCGGAGCTGATCTCGCTAACCTG ATGGACAAAGCTATACACGTGGCAGTGAAGGAGAAGATCCAGTCCTGTGAGTCGTCTGAAGATGGCGATATGGATTTAAGTGATTGCACCATCAAGATGACTCATTTCAAGCAAGCCTTGTCCTTAGTCACACCATCTGTCAGCAAACAG CAAATAAAACACTACGAGGAACAACGGGATACACTACAAAGCAGCACCAACATGGACGAAATCAACGTAGGACCATCTTTTACCCTCGAGTGA
- the LOC106331340 gene encoding CDT1-like protein a, chloroplastic codes for MSAPGSSRSIPFKSKKRLFDSPRSKSQTGNPDSPSSVPFPTPEKPPESILTRPRNRSYDLSEKKVPQAAGSEDPIGKVSSARSQLVFSSPSSSKRVSNVNKIAEGEKLPEKYENLGKFFDALDSSIVLSKLRGSKPTFSNISGKIEHLTERRFCYSHLAQIKHLLPEAIEIKRVLIHDESTRCMKPDLHVTLNAYAVEDHDKSKKISLRKVFRTRLADFFKAHPQGDEVPEESLPELFSRRKLNENSKDEVKSFSSVMEEMASIPAAKLISAFMEVPSTSVKAAPSPANIAPTASPARPALSKINLAPTPVKAVSTPASVPSTPAKIDPAPAFVASTPPEFASTPARLFSTSLEARLQKRSSDDTNLDDINTDQPFKLARRSSLSSSRSLNFDSYTEHEKDVDEDIDRVLVSSDDEILSILPDKLREEIKEQERKAIEDSNPAISEAKRRRKMIACLPKLFNVIHYLIQSLRRWVITKEELVHKIIAGHSDIADRREVEEQLVLMQELVPEWISEKRSSSGDLLVCINKVASPQTIRSSLEEENKKAMATPLS; via the exons ATGAGCGCACCGGGCTCTTCTAGATCCATTCCGTTCAAATCGAAGAAACGTCTCTTCGATTCGCCACGCTCGAAATCCCAAACCGGAAACCCCGATTCACCTTCTTCTGTACCTTTCCCCACGCCGGAGAAGCCGCCGGAGAGTATCCTCACAAGACCCAGAAACCGATCTTATGATCTATCCGAGAAAAAAGTTCCCCAGGCCGCTGGATCTGAAGATCCGATTGGTAAGGTTTCATCCGCCAGGAGTCAGCTCGTGTTCTCGTCGCCTTCCTCATCCAAACGAGTATCCAATGTTAACAAGATCGCCGAGGGTGAGAAGCTACCGGAGAA GTACGAAAATCTGGGAAAGTTCTTCGATGCGCTAGACAGTTCGATCGTGTTATCGAAATTACGAGGCTCTAAGCCGACTTTCTCCAACATTTCCGGGAAAATCGAGCATTTGACGGAAAG GAGGTTTTGCTACAGTCACTTGGCTCAAATCAAACATTTATTGCCAGAGGCAATCGAGATTAAGAGAGTTTTGATACATGATGAATCAACTCGCTGCATGAAACCAGACCTTCATGTTACACTCAACGCCTATGCAGTTGAGGACCATGACAAAAGCAAGAAGATCTCACTACGCAAAGTGTTCAGGACAAGACTTGCAGACTTTTTTAAAGCTCATCCTCAG GGTGATGAAGTTCCCGAGGAATCGCTTCCAGAGCTTTTCAGTAGAAGGAAACTAAATGAGAACTCAAAGGATGAGGTTAAGAGTTTTAGTTCAGTCATGGAAGAGATGGCTTCTATTCCAGCAGCTAAATTGATCTCAGCTTTCATGGAAGTTCCATCAACCTCAGTCAAAGCAGCTCCAAGTCCTGCTAACATTGCACCAACTGCAAGTCCTGCTAGACCAGCTTTGTCTAAGATTAACTTGGCTCCAACCCCAGTGAAAGCTGTGTCAACTCCTGCTAGTGTACCTTCAACGCCTGCTAAAATTGACCCAGCACCAGCTTTTGTCGCTTCAACCCCACCTGAGTTTGCTTCAACTCCTGCCCGTCTGTTCAGTACATCCCTTGAAGCTCGTCTGCAGAAAAGAAGTAGCGATGATACAAATCTAGATGATATCAATACTGACCAACCATTTAAGCTCGCGAGGCGTTCCTCACTAAGCTCATCAAGGTCGTTGAACTTCGATTCTTATACAGAGCATGAGAAAGATGTTGATGAAGACATTGATCGAGTACTGGTGTCCAGCGACGATGAAATACTCAGTATACTTCCTGATAAGCTTCGAGAGGAG ATTAAAGAACAAGAGAGGAAAGCTATTGAGGATTCTAATCCAGCGATCTCAGAGGCAAAGAGAAGGCGAAAGATGATAGCTTGTCTACCTAAACTTTTCAACGTTATCCATTACTTGATCCAGTCGTTAAGGCGGTGGGTTATCACAAAAGAAGAGCTTGTGCACAAGATAATCGCCGGTCATTCTGATATCGCCGACAGAA GAGAAGTTGAAGAGCAGCTTGTGTTAATGCAAGAGCTAGTCCCGGAATGGATCTCTGAGAAAAGATCATCAAGTGGAGATCTACTTGTATG CATAAACAAAGTGGCATCTCCTCAAACTATCCGGTCGAGTCTAGAAGAAGAAAACAAGAAAGCGATGGCTACGCCACTTTCTTAA
- the LOC106331350 gene encoding uncharacterized protein LOC106331350, giving the protein MKRQLVLVIILLVIFLVVLDVTQVEARRMRPFPEAVDEIKLLFQALQRGPVSGSGPNGCTNIPRGSGRCHNG; this is encoded by the coding sequence ATGAAGAGACAACTAGTGCTCGTAATTATCTTACTTGTTATTTTCCTTGTTGTCTTGGACGTTACGCAAGTTGAAGCCAGACGCATGAGGCCTTTCCCGGAGGCTGTTGATGAGATCAAACTACTGTTTCAGGCGCTTCAAAGAGGTCCGGTCAGTGGCTCTGGTCCGAACGGTTGCACCAATATTCCCCGCGGTTCAGGGAGGTGCCACAACGGTTAA
- the LOC106331343 gene encoding hydroxyacylglutathione hydrolase 2, mitochondrial-like: MQTISKASSATSFFRCSRKLTSQPCVRQLHIRKGLVSRVMKLVSSPLRGAGKSIRVSSFCSVSSSISSLQIEMVPCLKDNYAYILHDEDTGTVGVVDPSEAEPVIDSLQRSGRNLTYILNTHHHYDHTGGNLELKDRYGAKVIGSALDRDRIPGVDIALKDGDKWMFAGHEVHVMDTPGHTKGHISLYFPGSRAIFSGDTLFSLSCGKLFEGTPKQMLASLKKIISLPDDTSIYCGHEYTLSNSKFALSIEPNNEVLRSYAAHVAELRKKKLPTIPTTLKMEKACNPFLRSSNTDIRQALGISETADEAEALAIIREAKDNFKV; this comes from the exons ATGCAAACCATCTCGAAAGCTTCATCTGCTACCTCCTTCTTCCGATGTTCTAGG AAGCTAACAAGTCAGCCATGTGTGAGGCAGCTTCACATCCGAAAGGGTCTTGTCAGTAGAGTCATGAAGCTTGTCTCTTCGCCTCTCCGCGGTGCTGGCAAATCTATTCGAGTCTCCAGTTTCTGCAGTGTCTCCTCCAGTATCTCCTCATTGCAGATTGAGATG GTGCCTTGTCTTAAAGACAACTATGCCTACATTTTGCATGACGAGGATACTGGTACTGTTGGGGTCGTTGACCCTTCTGAAGCTGAACCTGTGATTGATTCTTTGCAGAGGAGTGGTAGGAACCTAACGTATATATTGAATACACATCATCATTATGATCATACTGGTGGCAACTTGGAATTGAAAGACAGGTACGGTGCAAAG GTGATTGGCTCAGCTTTAGATAGAGACCGGATACCTGGGGTTGATATAGCCTTGAAGGATGGTGACAAGTGGATGTTTGCTGGTCATGAAGTCCATGTTATGGATACTCCTGGCCACACAAAAG GCCATATCAGCTTATACTTTCCAGGATCACGAGCTATCTTCTCTGGGGACACCTTGTTTAGCTTATCTTGTGGTAAACTCTTTGAAGGCACCCCTAAGCAG ATGCTTGCTTCTCTCAAAAAAATCATTTCTTTACCAGATGACACAAGCATATACTGTGGTCATGAATACACACTG AGTAATTCCAAGTTTGCATTGTCTATAGAGCCAAACAACGAAGTACTTCGGTCTTATGCAGCTCATGTTGCAGAGCTCCGTAAAAAGAAATTGCCTACG ATTCCGACAACACTGAAGATGGAGAAAGCTTGTAACCCATTCCTCCGCAGTTCGAATACAGATATTCGTCAGGCTTTAGGTATTTCAGAGACTGCAGATGAAGCAGAAGCTTTGGCTATTATCCGAGAAGCAAAGGATAATTTCAAAGTTTAG
- the LOC106331344 gene encoding delta-9 acyl-lipid desaturase 2-like, with translation MSVTSTVEENHRKKPSSSEKEAEKRRQRWAFWGRKWRRLDYFKLTASLFVHSMALLAPFYFSWSALWVTFLFYTIGGLGITVSYHRNLAHRSFKVPKWLEYLLAYCALLAIQGDPIDWVSTHRYHHQFTDSERDPHSPKEGFWFSHLLWIYDSAYLVSKCGRRTNVDDLKKQWFYRFLQKTVMFHILGLGLILFYLGGMSFVTWGMGVGAALEVHVTCLINSLCHVWGTRTWKTNDTSRNVWWLSVFSFGESWHNNHHAFESSARQGLEWWQIDLSWYIVRSLEIVGLAYDVKLPTESQRRRMAIVR, from the exons ATGTCCGTGACATCCACGGTGGAGGAGAACCACCGTAAAAAGCCTTCTTCGTCGGAGAAAGAAGCGGAGAAGAGGAGACAGAGATGGGCGTTCTGGGGAAGAAAGTGGAGGAGATTAGACTATTTCAAACTAACAGCTTCACTGTTTGTGCATTCAATGGCTCTATTGGCACCGTTTTATTTCAGCTGGTCGGCTCTTTGGGTAACGTTTTTGTTTTATACAATTGGTGGCCTTGGTATTACGGTGTCGTATCACCGGAACTTGGCTCACCGGAGTTTCAAAGTCCCTAAATGGCTTGAGTATCTCTTAGCCTATTGTGCCCTTCTCGCCATCCAG GGAGATCCGATTGATTGGGTGAGTACTCATCGATATCATCACCAGTTTACAGATTCAGAAAGAGATCCACATAGTCCGAAGGAAGGCTTTTGGTTTAGTCATCTTCTATGGATTTATGATTCTGCATATCTTGTTTCAAAG TGTGGAAGAAGAACAAACGTGGATGATTTGAAGAAGCAATGGTTCTATAGGTTTCTTCAAAAAACGGTGATGTTTCACATTCTAGGACTTGGTCTCATTCTCTTCTATCTTGGTGGCATGTCCTTCGTTACTTGGGGAATG GGTGTAGGAGCAGCATTGGAGGTGCACGTGACATGCCTCATCAACTCCCTCTGCCACGTTTGGGGCACTCGGACATGGAAAACCAATGACACTTCTCGTAATGTTTG GTGGTTATCTGTGTTTTCATTTGGGGAAAGTTGGCACAACAATCACCATGCGTTCGAGTCGTCGGCGAGACAAGGGCTTGAATGGTGGCAAATAGACCTTTCTTGGTACATTGTTCGGTCTCTTGAGATTGTTGGTTTAGCATATGATGTGAAACTCCCAACGGAATCTCAACGACGTCGGATGGCTATTGTTCGTTGA
- the LOC106331342 gene encoding probable fructokinase-1: protein MKQLASSPVKQESIKTLPSFILYYYSPIFDLSIIIPTDLMAPTGEKPLIVSFGEMLIDFVPTESGVSLAEAPGFLKAPGGAPANVAIAVSRLGGRSAFVGKLGDDEFGHMLAGILRKNGVADQGINFDTGARTALAFVTLKADGDREFMFYRNPSADMLLRPDELDLELIRSAKVFHYGSISLIVEPCRSAHLKAMEVAKEAGALLSYDPNLREPLWPSKEEAKTQIMSIWDKAEIIKVSDVELEFLTGSNKIDDETAMSLWHPNLKLLLVTLGEKGCRYYAKNFRGSVDPFHVNAVDTTGAGDSFVGALLNKIADDHSILEDEERLRKVLRFANACGAITTTKKGAIPALPSEAEVLSFLEKK from the exons ATGAAGCAGCTAGCTTCTTCACCAGTTAAACAAGAGTCTATAAAAACACTCCCCTCCTTCATTTTATATTACTACTCTCCTATCTTTGATCTCTCAATAATCATTCCAACAGATCTGATGGCACCCACCGGCGAGAAACCACTCATCGTCAGCTTCGGCGAGATGCTCATCGACTTCGTCCCCACCGAGTCCGGCGTCTCCCTCGCCGAAGCCCCGGGCTTCCTCAAAGCCCCCGGCGGCGCTCCCGCCAACGTCGCCATCGCCGTCTCCCGCCTCGGCGGACGATCCGCGTTCGTCGGAAAGCTCGGCGACGACGAGTTCGGCCACATGCTGGCCGGGATCCTGAGGAAAAACGGCGTCGCCGATCAGGGCATCAACTTCGATACGGGAGCAAGGACCGCCTTGGCGTTCGTGACGTTGAAGGCCGACGGAGATCGGGAGTTTATGTTTTACCGGAATCCCAGCGCCGATATGCTTCTCCGTCCCGATGAGCTCGACCTCGAGCTCATCAGATCC GCTAAAGTGTTTCACTATGGATCAATAAGCTTAATAGTGGAGCCATGTAGGTCGGCTCACTTGAAGGCAATGGAAGTGGCGAAAGAAGCCGGAGCTCTTCTTTCCTACGACCCAAACCTCAGGGAGCCTCTGTGGCCATCAAAGGAAGAAGCCAAGACACAGATCATGAGCATCTGGGACAAGGCTGAGATCATCAAGGTTAGCGACGTTGAGCTTGAGTTTCTAACTGGAAGCAACAAGATCGATGATGAGACCGCAATGTCCTTGTGGCATCCCAACTTGAAGCTCTTGCTTGTCACTCTCGGTGAAAAGGGTTGCCGGTATTACGCCAAG AACTTCCGTGGATCCGTTGACCCTTTCCATGTGAACGCTGTGGATACAACCGGAGCTGGAGATTCCTTTGTTGGTGCCCTCCTAAACAAGATTGCAGATGATCACTCCATTCTCGAG GACGAAGAGAGATTGAGAAAGGTGCTAAGATTCGCAAACGCTTGTGGAGCAATCACCACAACCAAGAAAGGAGCTATTCCAGCTCTTCCTTCAGAAGCTGAAGTTCTCAGCTTTCTTGAAAAGAAATGA
- the LOC106331349 gene encoding pentatricopeptide repeat-containing protein At2g31400, chloroplastic-like: MFGCLTYAPLSVKEGHELPKLLSILTGWGKHIKMVGDGALRPAVEALLRGIDAPFYLSKYNMGWFTSSGSVGATWLRESATLQTLNRP; this comes from the exons ATGTTTGGTTGCTTAACATACGCTCCATTGTCTGTGAAGGAAGGTCATGAGTTACCTAAACTATTGAG CATATTGACTGGTTGGGGGAAACACATCAAAATGGTTGGAGACGGAGCACTAAGGCCAGCCGTTGAAGCGCTTTTGAGGGGAATAGACGCACCGTTCTACCTCTCAAAATACAACATGGGATGGTTCACATCAAGCGGTTCGGTCGGAGCAACTTGGCTGCGTGAATCAGCTACGCTTCAAACTCTTAATCGTCCATGA
- the LOC106331348 gene encoding nucleolar protein 58 has product MACTTDFRCLDEGFGGKTAKRKRESQEQAAADADEASMDIDSAHPPSAKRSAVASSEDPDKPVAVAAIGRPTYDGVIAGKVSGRNWKTPRTHRSSGRFVRNKGPDLEEMKRQREIKKAYRERKNELKEEIRSHKVEKRKKKEEREKRKAENVLRTGTKLQKITNPKTLKKIAKSKQRKHLKVIPDEVVNGNKKS; this is encoded by the coding sequence ATGGCTTGCACCACAGATTTCCGGTGCCTCGACGAAGGATTCGGCGGCAAAACCGCCAAACGCAAACGCGAATCTCAGGAACAAGCCGCCGCCGACGCCGACGAAGCCTCGATGGACATCGATTCCGCCCACCCTCCCTCCGCGAAACGCAGCGCCGTCGCCTCCTCGGAAGATCCAGACAAGCCCGTGGCCGTGGCCGCCATCGGGAGACCGACGTACGACGGCGTTATCGCCGGGAAAGTATCGGGACGCAACTGGAAGACGCCGCGGACTCACAGGTCGTCGGGGAGGTTCGTGAGGAACAAGGGGCCGGATCTGGAGGAGATGAAGAGGCAGAGGGAGATCAAGAAGGCGTACAGGGAGAGGAAGAACGAGCTCAAGGAGGAGATTAGGAGTCATAAGGTGGAGAAGAGGAAGAAGAAGGAAGAGAGGGAGAAGAGGAAGGCGGAGAATGTTTTGAGGACGGGGACGAAGCTGCAGAAGATTACGAACCCTAAGACGTTGAAGAAGATCGCCAAGTCGAAGCAGAGGAAGCATCTTAAAGTGATTCCTGATGAGGTGGTGAACGGGAACAAGAAGAGTTAA